In Erigeron canadensis isolate Cc75 chromosome 1, C_canadensis_v1, whole genome shotgun sequence, a single window of DNA contains:
- the LOC122589515 gene encoding L-type lectin-domain containing receptor kinase IX.1-like, whose product MAILIYFLIVFIIPYEANSISFDFKYITPQNQNTDIVTTDDATITTDGMQLIPAKSYTAGRGMYNRLLHIWDKTSGELASFSTSFSFVINGNGFTDGLTFFLAENNSVAATGGALGLPVNSRYKVLYPFVAVEFDTLWNEEWDPASLSSNDYHAGINVNSLNSSVFKKWSINATTTANFQAHVTYDSVSKSLGVSVSDDLYGVIDLSYIIDLKDILPEWVIFGFSSGSGIWNNKVTVASWNFNSSTLQADEQKVQPPSPPPPPKKRASHEVGLIAGLVVAVLSISAIVVFYYLCSTNKQKIPELGNQKLGNHAKMNKDFQEETGPKRFSYKKILQATDGFAETNKLGEGGFGGVYKGFLKDGETDIAVKRVSKTSQQGIKEYTAEIKIISRLRHKNLVELKGWCHEKRELLLIYEFMENGSLDQHLFEQKSRLTWDKRKKIANGLASALFYLHEGCKKCILHRDIKSSNVMLDSNFEAKLGDFGLAKFVDHEKGSQQTLVIAGTWGYMAPEYASTGTPSKQSDVFSFGVVALEIACGRKAIVYEAPDRPVTLVKWLRDLYETGDILKAVDPSIGSYNEEQIERLMIVGLWCAHPVADQRPSMEQAIQVLNHDASLPELSKLPSRMPEITSHLPPNPPVVYYTCVLKS is encoded by the coding sequence atggCAATCTTGATATACTTTCTTATTGTCTTTATCATCCCATATGAAGCAAATTCAATCAGCTTCGATTTTAAGTATATCACTCCACAAAACCAGAACACTGATATAGTTACTACGGATGATGCTACTATCACTACTGACGGAATGCAATTGATTCCTGCTAAGAGTTATACAGCAGGCCGAGGGATGTACAACAGATTGCTTCATATATGGGACAAAACCTCTGGTGAGCTAGCCAGCTTTTCTACCAGTTTCTCATTCGTGATAAATGGTAATGGTTTCACCGATGGCCTCACGTTCTTCCTCGCTGAGAATAATTCAGTTGCAGCGACCGGTGGAGCCCTGGGTCTTCCGGTTAACTCAAGATATAAAGTGTTATATCCATTTGTTGCAGTTGAGTTTGATACTCTCTGGAACGAAGAATGGGATCCAGCATCTCTTTCCTCGAACGATTATCATGCAGGCATCAATGTTAACTCTCTTAATTCTTCCGTGTTCAAGAAATGGTCCATCAATGCAACAACAACAGCGAATTTTCAAGCTCACGTAACGTATGATTCAGTTTCGAAAAGCCTTGGTGTTTCTGTAAGTGATGACTTATATGGTGTAATTGACCTCAGTTACATCATTGATCTAAAGGATATATTACCCGAATGGGttatttttgggttttcatCAGGATCCGGAATTTGGAATAATAAAGTTACAGTAGCATCATGGAACTTTAACAGTTCAACTCTACAGGCAGATGAACAAAAGGTGCAGCCACCATCCCCACCCCCACCCCCGAAAAAAAGGGCAAGTCACGAGGTGGGATTAATAGCTGGCTTAGTAGTTGCTGTACTTTCTATTTCGGCTATCGTTGTTTTCTATTATTTATGCAGCACGAACAAACAGAAAATACCTGAACTGGGTAATCAGAAACTGGGTAATCATGCGAAGATGAACAAAGATTTTCAAGAGGAGACTGGACCTAAACGTTTCTCTTACAAGAAAATTCTTCAGGCAACTGATGGTTTCGCAGAGACGAATAAGCTTGGGGAGGGAGGTTTTGGAGGGGTTTATAAAGGTTTTTTGAAAGATGGTGAAACGGATATCGCAGTCAAAAGGGTATCCAAGACTTCTCAACAAGGGATCAAGGAGTATACCGcggaaattaaaataattagcCGATTAAGGCACAAAAATCTGGTGGAACTCAAGGGTTGGTGCCATGAGAAAAGGGAGCTCCTACTTATTTACGAGTTTATGGAAAATGGGAGCTTAGATCAACATCTCTTCGAGCAGAAAAGTCGGTTGACTTGGGACAAGAGGAAAAAAATTGCAAATGGCCTGGCCTCCGCTTTGTTTTATCTTCATGAAGGATGCAAGAAATGTATTTTGCACAGAGATATTAAATCGAGCAATGTCATGCTGGACTCAAATTTCGAAGCAAAACTTGGTGATTTTGGGTTAGCTAAGTTTGTTGACCATGAGAAGGGCTCCCAGCAAACACTAGTTATTGCCGGAACTTGGGGTTACATGGCTCCTGAATATGCGTCTACTGGCACACCAAGCAAACAATCGGATGTATTTAGCTTTGGAGTTGTTGCACTTGAAATAGCTTGTGGTCGAAAAGCCATCGTGTATGAGGCTCCGGACAGACCAGTGACATTAGTAAAATGGTTGAGAGATCTCTATGAGACTGGAGATATTCTAAAAGCAGTTGATCCGTCAATTGGCTCATACAACGAGGAACAAATTGAGCGGTTGATGATCGTTGGGTTATGGTGTGCACACCCTGTCGCAGACCAACGCCCATCAATGGAGCAAGCCATTCAAGTATTGAACCATGATGCTTCCCTACCTGAACTGAGTAAACTCCCATCAAGGATGCCGGAAATCACTTCTCACCTTCCTCCAAATCCTCCAGTAGTTTATTATACTTGCGTTCTAAAATCataa